The following DNA comes from Halarsenatibacter silvermanii.
GGAAAAGGGGCCTTTGATCTGATGCTGCTGAAATTTGCGCCGGCGAAAAAATTTTTAGCCTCAGGAGCTTTCCCCGGACCCGTCCTGCAGGACATCGACAACCTCATCCAGCCGACTGCGGACGGTGGGATAGGAGATCCCCATCTCCCTCTCGACTTCCTTGATGTTGCCCCGCGATTTGATAAAAACCTCGACAAATTTCAGCTGTTTTTCGTTCAATCGGGAGAATTTGTCCCGCGAAAAGCTGCCCGTGATGGTGGTATCGCAGTTACTGCAATCGAGTGCGGTTACATTCATCTCTTTTCCACAAACCGGACAATTTCCGATCATAATCTTTACACCCCGCTGACTTGAGATGCTATATTAATTTACAGGAGCTGATATCCCATCTGTCTCTTTTTTATTCCGATGCTTATTATGTCTTTTCTTATGCTCTTTGATGAAAATTATATTATATTATATGAAAAATGTCAAGTTTGTGGTTAATATATTTAATCATATATTTGAATTTATTCATCTAGAGTATATCGAACTTTCGAAAACAAAAAAGGCAGGTCAGATCAATCCTGCAGCTGCAAAAAGGCCAGAAGACCGACAGCTGTTTTGCTGTCCTTAATCCTGCCGGAAAAAACAAGATCTTTGATCTTATCCGGTTCGACTTCGGCCATCCTGACAAATTCTCCCTCATCCAGCTCCTGTTCTCCCTTCTGCAGATTCTCGGCCAGGAAAAGATGCAGGCATTCGGTGCTGTAACCGGGGGTGGTGTAAAAAGAAAAAAGATGTTCGAGATTTTCAGCTATATATCCCGTCTCCTCTTTGAGCTCGCGCCGGCCGCATTCTTCAGGGTCTTCGCCGGGCTCCAATCGTCCGGCCGGCAGTTCCAGAAGAACCTCGCCGGCGGCATAGCGATACTGCTCGATCAAGGAGATATTGCCCGCAGGTGTTATGGGCAGGATGGTAACGCCGCCGGGATGTTCCACTATCTCCCGCTTTGACCTGCTGCCGTCCGGCAGCTCGACCTCATCTTTTTTTACTTTCATGATGCTGCCGTCGAACTCCATCTGACTGACAATTCCCTTTTCTTCCAGTTTATTTTCATCCATAATATATCATTCACTTCCTTTCGTATAAAAATACAGCGCTTTTTCCAGAGCCTTTAACGAAGAGATATCCAGCTTCTCCCGGGATGTATGACCGTGACTGTAACCCATTCCCAGGTTGACCGACTCCAGTCCAAACTGGCTCATCTTATTGGCCTCGCTGATATGACTGCTTTTTTGAAATTCGACATCCAGACCGGTGCTCTGAAGAGAGCTTTTCAGGCTGGAAAGCCAGGGAGGTATGCTCTCAAAGTTATAACCGGAGCAAAAATGGAGGACACGAGAGACGAAATCGGATCTTTTGATGCCGAAATGACGCTGAAGCTCCTTGATCCTTCTCTGCCAGAGCGAATTTATCCGGGAAATCTCTTCTCCCCGGATGCCGACGATCAGAATTTCCTCCTGAAAAAACTCCCAGACCGGCAGGGGGCCGGAGATCAGGTGCGAAACAACGCAGAGATCATTTTTTTCCCAGTAATGCCTGATCCTGCGCAGAAGCATCTTCTGCCGGGCGGTCATCTCTTCTCCACCATTTCTTTTGGTGAGCGTGAAGGCAAAAAAACCGGCTGCAGGCTCTTCATAGAAGATGGTTCCGGCCGGGGCCTCGCCGTCCATAACTATGGCGTGATCGTATCTTTTAACGTATTCCCCGGGCAGCAGCGAAGCTCCCAGAAGACCGATTTCCTCGGCCACGGTAAAAATTATTCCCAGATCGGAAGGCAGATGACCTCCGCTGGCCCGCAGCAAAGCCAGAATAACCGAAACTCCGACCAGATCATCGGCTCCCAGCGCCCCTTCAGCTCTATTTTTGATAAAACCGTCGCTTCTGATGGGTTCTGTCTTTTTCGATTTTACCGCGTCGATATGAGCAACCAGCAGGGTATCTTTGGGCGCCCGGGTGTCGGTCTCTATGATCAGATTGTCCGTGGTGCCGCCGATCTTTTCACCGGCGCCATCAGTTTTGACTTCCAGGTTTAGATCGTTCAGCTCGGAAACGATTTTTTGGGCCAGCTCGCCTTCCCGGCGGGGGGCACACCTGCGGGCGGTCAATTCTTTGAAAATTTTTTCAGCATTACCTTTTTGCATGGCTTAGTTCACCTCTGCTATAATTATAGATTATCGACTTGTCGGCAATATCCTGCCTGTAACCCCCGGGTCATGAGATAAAAAATCCCGCCCTGAGCAGGGCGGGGGAAAACTGAATAATTTTCCGCGGAAATAAGCTTAACCTTTCAAATTATAACCCCGATCTAGAGCTTCCTGATTCAAGGGGATGAGATCATGATATCTCTCGGGAAAAACGTCCTCCAGATTTTCCTTTATAGTGGCGAGCGAGACGATTTCTTTTTCGGCTATATAGGCCCCCAGCATGACCATATTGGCTATTTTGCCGCTGCCGATATCGTCTGCTATCTCGTTGGCCGGAACTTTGATCACGTTGAGTTCATCTCTCTCGACTTCCTTTTCTATAAGGGAG
Coding sequences within:
- a CDS encoding DUF2089 domain-containing protein codes for the protein MIGNCPVCGKEMNVTALDCSNCDTTITGSFSRDKFSRLNEKQLKFVEVFIKSRGNIKEVEREMGISYPTVRSRLDEVVDVLQDGSGESS
- a CDS encoding NUDIX domain-containing protein — encoded protein: MDENKLEEKGIVSQMEFDGSIMKVKKDEVELPDGSRSKREIVEHPGGVTILPITPAGNISLIEQYRYAAGEVLLELPAGRLEPGEDPEECGRRELKEETGYIAENLEHLFSFYTTPGYSTECLHLFLAENLQKGEQELDEGEFVRMAEVEPDKIKDLVFSGRIKDSKTAVGLLAFLQLQD
- a CDS encoding M20/M25/M40 family metallo-hydrolase translates to MQKGNAEKIFKELTARRCAPRREGELAQKIVSELNDLNLEVKTDGAGEKIGGTTDNLIIETDTRAPKDTLLVAHIDAVKSKKTEPIRSDGFIKNRAEGALGADDLVGVSVILALLRASGGHLPSDLGIIFTVAEEIGLLGASLLPGEYVKRYDHAIVMDGEAPAGTIFYEEPAAGFFAFTLTKRNGGEEMTARQKMLLRRIRHYWEKNDLCVVSHLISGPLPVWEFFQEEILIVGIRGEEISRINSLWQRRIKELQRHFGIKRSDFVSRVLHFCSGYNFESIPPWLSSLKSSLQSTGLDVEFQKSSHISEANKMSQFGLESVNLGMGYSHGHTSREKLDISSLKALEKALYFYTKGSE